One genomic region from Amphiprion ocellaris isolate individual 3 ecotype Okinawa chromosome 20, ASM2253959v1, whole genome shotgun sequence encodes:
- the si:ch211-266g18.10 gene encoding titin isoform X45 encodes MAEGAKPASATAAGGSNGAAAPQPGFLRSGALSLLNKLKVSVELLIALAALLSWVVVGVVMFDFVEYKAVPDIQQIITDPVKAVNDAVDEATSLLNKFQECAPDLSDPMSAATYAAEEISAAKDGVVRYFSDEEGTFYLSYIDPVVIGRRAFHSTNDFMCGVVGGCRDTLCTVVDSILDTIQEINKGKIDLSYIDPVVIGRGVFNVTNEFVCGVVGYIQGVLCSILDTILDVVKGVTDISFIDPVVIGRNTFGATNDFVNGIVGYIQSVLCTIIDSILEIVKGTTDISFIDPVVIGRNVFSVTNDFVSGIAGYIQDVLCVILDVILDTLKDIQQAVGFSPMSVLKTTADITKEQISMLVSYFSATLIGEEGIMPEVSLDPMKVVEDAVLEFTDKKDLFVAYMSSMLVGDQGEPAAPPVVNVVTEKDEAVAAPSDINLVRRKGEFLPPFEKVAEILHTAKDEAAPAAELSEDSKTEEEEEEKEEEEEEEEAEVPPEAASEADVQDAEEDEVKHVDLEEKESETPLEEEILDHDSKEEEKEEADKEEEEEIITEEAAEQLEKEEGEEQEEDKKEEEGEEDQGKTEEAVDEEDEEAQAADGVVEDKEEEEEIKTEDVLVEEEEEEVEEEIKTEDYLVEEEEEEVEEEIKTDDVLVEEEEEEEEEEIKTEDDLVEEEEEKEEEEIKTEDDLVEEEEEEEEEEIETEDALVEEEEEEEEETKTIDALVEEEEEEETKTEDALLEDEDEEEEEEAKPEEVLLEDEEKEKEEEETKTEEDLAEDEDEEKEEETKTEDVLLEDEDEEEEEEEDEEDDKTKTDKDLAEDVEKEEPKLEDLAEEEEEEEEEEEEEEEEQEEEEEVKSEEEDERVQQTIKITDDDARDQFEKTDEEDQDLEMDNEDEEEEEGEKLDYVEIKEDDKDAEEEPLVQQLDLKILASEKLHIDQIPESEEETLLPEHDEDEFADIVDDHDENNNNSESRKTEPKRKRKVHVPFEKLRRVGSRAPHKEEHLSKHEKVLKEAKERHAIKEVKDAIVKEEEPVKKALKEEEDAKKLPKEKKQVKKLLKEEKEIKKPSKEKKEVKKPAKEEEEVKKPLKEEKVKKQLKEEKEVKKPPKEHKEVRKHKRLSKKEEEVKERPKEEKEIKKPLRDKKEVKKPPREEKETKKPPKEEKEIKKPPKKEKEEKRPPKAAEVTKEEKKPPKEEKEEKKPIKEAKDKHKPENKEERALKKERDVKKPLKEEKEVKKSPKEEERPSKKEKEVRKLLKEEKEAKKPAKEDKEEEKPLKTEREEKIPSKKQKEVKKPPKEEKEVKKPPKEEKEVKKPQKEEKEPKKPTKDEKEPEKPTKDEKEPKKPTKEEKEIKKPQKEDKEVKKPLKKEKEEKETPKEKREVKKPSKEDKKEKKPIKEETEDEKPHKEAKIPTKDEKEVKKPHKEEKEVKKPPKEEKEGKKPLKDKEIEKLLKQVKEEKESPKDKKGVKQPSEDKKVKKPIKDEKEEKKPLEEKREMKKPSKEDKEEKKPLKEKKEVKKPSEEEKKPLKEKKEVKKPSEEEKKPLKEKKEVKKPSEEEKKPLKEKKEVKKPSEEEKKPLKEKKEVKKPSEEEKKPLKEKKEVKKPSEEEKKPLKEREVKTPPKEDKKEKEEKKPIKEAKKEAESKKEKISKDGKEPIKPSKQEKEIKTTTKEDKEPTKKRVTKTEAKPKKSAKRIKVVKKEVASVLKKEHLNVTKAAEEPKKSAKVLKFAKKQIAPALKKEHKNVTKAAEVPEVPKVTAKPEVTKKVAAPKEAKKEPKQKIKRKPVKPDIDAVKEKEKAAPKKKEAEVSELKPKPGQKDAAVTKEKAKRAPPKKEVPKKKAKAAPAKKEAAAPKEKVKPVILTKEQEGAPKNATLAKERVKIVPMKKVVKAPKKEVKAVSAKTKSAKIKTKPTPVVKEAEAPHKNVSLTKEKVKVVPLKKVPVTPKEKVKAAPTKKEAEVLKEKKAEPVTPKKEAEVLKEKKAEPVTPKKEAKVLKEKKPEPVTPKKEAEAPHKNVSLSKERVKVVPLKKVPVTPKEKVKPAPTKKEAEVLKEKKAEPVTPKKAPVSKAKPAPAKKKKVPVTPKEKVEPAPTKKDAEVLKEKKAEPVIPKKAPVSKAKPAPAKKKKEVEAPKEKVKPVILTKEQEGAPKNATLAKERVKIVPMKKEVKVPKEKVKVSAKTKPAKIKTKPTPVVKEAEAPHKNISLTKEKVKVVPLKKVPVTLKEKVKPAPVKKEAEVLKEKKAEPVTPKKVPVTPKEKVKPAPTKKEAEIVKEKKAEPVTPKKAPVTKAKPAKKKKEVETPKEKAKPVILTKEQEGAPKNATLAKERVKIVPMKKVVKAPKEKVKVSAKIKPAKIKTKPAPVLKEAEVPQKNISLTKEKAKVVPLKKVPVTPKEKVKPAPTTKEAEVLKEKKAEPVTPKKAPVAKAKPAPAKKKKEVEAPKEKAKPAAVKKEAKPALAKKVEVAKEKPKPAQEKKAPSKKEAEIKKEKLKSLLKKEPKVTKEKVKPAVKKDILRKKIKPVHVKKEVEAPKEKDKPAAVKKAMLRKKTKAVPVRRVEKKAEKEEKAKEDRVLKEIQESAKKEKAATKKAAKEEKVKAEPSVSDSLLMEDELPYFQCFFVDEDEAQFPFYAFSPLQI; translated from the exons ggGCCAAACCTGCCTCTGCTACTGCAGCCGGTGGCTCCAATGGAGCAGCAGCACCACAGCCGGGCTTCCTCAGATCCGGAGCTCTGAGTCTCCTCAATAAGCTGAAGGTGTCCGTGGAGCTGCTGATCGCCCTGGCTGCTCTGCTCTCCTGGGTGGTCGTGGGTGTGGTGATGTTTGACTTTGTGGAGTACAAAGCAGTCCCTG ACATTCAGCAAATCATTACGGACCCTGTTAAAGCTGTAAACGATGCTGTGGATGAAGCCACCAGCCTGCTCAATAAGTTTCAAG AATGTGCACCTGATTTAAGTGACCCCATGTCTGCTGCCACTTATGCAGCTGAGGAAATATCAGCAGCAAAAGATGGAGTTGTTCGATACTTTTCAGATGAGGAAG GGACCTTCTACCTCAGCTACATCGACCCTGTTGTCATTGGTAGACGAGCTTTCCATTCAACTAATGACTTCATGTGTGGAGTGGTGGGCGGCTGCAGGGACACACTATGTACTGTTGTGGACTCTATATTAGATACCATACAGGAGATAAATAAAG GAAAAATTGATCTTAGCTACATAGACCCTGTGGTAATAGGCAGAGGTGTCTTCAATGTTACTAATGAGTTCGTGTGTGGAGTGGTGGGCTACATCCAGGGTGTGCTCTGTTCGATACTGGACACTATACTGGATGTAGTGAAAG gagtCACTGACATTAGCTTCATAGACCCAGTAGTAATCGGCAGGAATACCTTCGGCGCTACTAATGACTTTGTGAATGGAATAGTGGGCTACATCCAGAGCGTACTCTGTACCATCATAGACAGTATCCTGGAAATAGTTAAAG gaACAACTGACATTAGCTTCATTGACCCTGTGGTTATTGGCAGGAATGTCTTCAGTGTTACTAATGACTTTGTGAGTGGAATAGCAGGATACATCCAGGATGTGCTCTGTGTAATCTTGGATGTGATACTGGACACATTAAAAG ATATTCAGCAGGCAGTGGGATTCAGTCCCATGTCGGTTCTGAAGACAACTGCGGACATCACCAAAGAACAGATCAGCATGCTTGTGAGCTACTTCTCAGCAACACTGATTGGTGAAGAAG gaaTCATGCCTGAAGTGTCCCTCGACCCCATGAAGGTTGTTGAGGATGCAGTGCTGGAGTTCACAGACAAGAAAGATTTGTTTGTGGCTTATATGTCAAGCATGTTGGTTGGTGATCAAG gTGAACCTGCCGCCCCTCCAGTTGTAAATGTAGTAACTGAAAAAG ATGAAGCTGTCGCTGCCCCATCTGACATCAATTTGGTGAGAAGGAAAG GTGAATTTCTGCCTCCATTTGAAAAAG TTGCAGAGATCTTACACACTGCCAAAGATGAAGCTGCTCCTGCTGCAGAGTTAAGTGAAGACTCaaagacggaggaggaggaggaggagaaggaggaggaggaggaggaggaggaggctgaagTGCCACCTGAAGCCGCTAGTGAAGCAGATGTGCAGGATGCAGAGGAAGATGAGG TGAAACATGTCGACCTTGAAGAAAAAGAATCTGAAACTCCTCTGGAGGAGGAAATCCTTGATCATGACagcaaggaggaggagaaggaagaggctgataaagaggaagaagaggagattATAACAGAGGAAGCTGCAGAGCAGTTGGAGAAAGAGGAAGgcgaggaacaggaggaggacaaaaaagaagaggagggtgAAGAAGATCAAGGAAAGACAGAGGAGGCTGTGgatgaagaagatgaggagGCACAAGCAGCAGACGGGGTGGTAGaagacaaagaggaggaggaggagatcaaaactgaagatgttttggtagaagaagaggaggaggaagtggaggaggagatcAAAACTGAAGATTATTTggtagaagaagaggaggaggaagtggaggaggagatcaaaactgatgatgttttggtagaagaagaggaggaggaagaggaggaggagatcaaAACTGAAGATGATTTggtagaagaagaggaggagaaagaggaggaggagatcaaAACTGAAGATGATTTggtagaagaagaggaggaggaagaggaggaggagatcgaAACTGAAGATGCTTTggtagaagaagaggaggaggaagaggaggagaccaAAACAATAGATGCTTtggtagaagaggaggaggaggaggagaccaaaacagaagaTGCTTTGctagaagatgaagatgaggaggaggaggaggaggccaaaCCTGAAGAAGTTTTGTTAGAagatgaggagaaggagaaagaggaggaggagaccaaaacagaagaagacttggcagaagatgaagatgaggagaaggaggaggagaccaAAACTGAAGATGTTTTGTTAGAAGacgaagatgaggaggaggaggaggaggaggatgaggaagatgaTAAGACCAAAACTGACAAAGACTTGGCAGAAGATGTGGAGAAGGAGGAACCAAAACTTGAAGACCtagcagaagaagaggaggaggaggaggaggaagaggaggaggaggaggaagagcaagaggaggaggaggaggttaaGTCAGAAGAAGAGGATGAAAGAGTCCAacaaaccatcaaaattacTGACGATGATGCCAGAGATCAGTTCGAGAAAACTGATGAAGAAGATCAGGATCTAGAAATGGACaatgaggatgaagaggaggaggaaggagaaaaactGGACTATGTAGAGATCAAGGAGGATGATAAAGATGCAGAAGAAGAACCATTAGTCCAACAGCTTGATCTTAAAATTCTGGCATCAGAAAAGCTCCATATTGATCAGATACCTGAATCTGAAGAAGAAACTTTACTACCTGAACATGATGAAGACGAATTCGCTGACATTGTTGATGATCAcgatgaaaacaacaacaacagtgagAGCAGAAAGACTGAGCCTAAACGTAAGAGGAAGGTTCATGTTCCCTTTGAGAAGCTCAGACGAGTCGGATCCAGAGCGCCTCACAAAGAAGAACATCTCAGCAAACATGAGAAAG TTCTCAAAGAGGCAAAGGAAAGACATGCAATTAAAGAAGTTAAAGATGCCATTGTTAAAG AAGAGGAGCCAGTGAAGAAGGCTCtcaaagaagaggaagatgcGAAGAAGCTGcccaaagaaaagaaacaagtaAAGAAACTCCtcaaagaagagaaagaaataaagaaaccctctaaagaaaagaaagaggtgAAGAAACCAGccaaagaagaggaggaagtcaAGAAACCTCTCAAAGAAGAGAAGGTGAAGAAACAactcaaagaagaaaaagaagtcaAGAAACCACCTAAAGAGCACAAAGAAGTAAGGAAACATAAGAGACTTTctaaaaaagaggaagaagtgaAAGAACGAcccaaagaagaaaaagaaatcaagaaaCCTCTTAGAGACAAGAAAGAAGTGAAGAAGCCACctagagaagagaaagaaaccaAGAAACCTCctaaagaggagaaagaaattAAGAAACCTCCcaaaaaggagaaagaggagaagagacCTCCTAAAGCTGCAGAAGTGacgaaagaagagaagaaacctcctaaagaagagaaagaggagaagaaaccTATTAAAGAAGCTAAAGATAAAcataaacctgaaaataaagaGGAGAGGGCCCTTAAAAAGGAGAGGGATGTGAAGAAACCTCttaaagaagagaaagaggtAAAGAAATCTCccaaagaagaggagagaccatctaagaaggagaaagaagttAGGAAACTTCtcaaggaggaaaaagaagccAAGAAACCAGCCAAAGaagacaaggaggaggagaaacctctcaaaacagagagagaagagaagataccttctaaaaaacagaaagaagtgaAGAAACCACccaaagaagagaaagaagtcaAGAAACCACccaaagaagagaaagaagtcaAGAAACCtcaaaaagaagagaaagaaccCAAGAAACCTACCAAAGATGAGAAAGAACCCGAGAAACCTACCAAAGACGAAAAAGAACCCAAGAAACCTAccaaagaagagaaagaaatcaAGAAACCTCAAAAGGAAGATAAAGAAGTTAAGAAACctctgaaaaaagagaaagaagaaaaggaaactcccaaagaaaagagagaagtgAAGAAACCTtccaaagaagacaaaaaggagaagaaacctatcaaagaagagacagaagatGAGAAACCTCACAAAGAAGCCAAGATACCTACCAAAGATGAGAAAGAAGTAAAGAAACCTCacaaggaagagaaagaagttAAGAAACCTcccaaagaagaaaaagaaggaaagaaacctCTCAAAGATAAGGAAATTGAGAAACTCCTCAAACAAGTCAAAGAAGAAAAGGAATCTCCCAAAGACAAGAAAGGAGTGAAGCAACCTTCAGAagacaaaaaagtcaagaaacCTATCAAAGatgagaaagaagagaagaaacctcttgaagaaaagagagaaatgaaGAAACCTTCCAAAGAGgacaaagaggaaaagaaaccccttaaagaaaagaaggaagtaAAGAAAccttctgaagaagaaaagaaaccccttaaagaaaagaaggaagtgAAGAAGccttctgaagaagaaaagaaaccccttaaagaaaagaaggaagtgAAGAAAccttctgaagaagaaaagaaaccccttaaagaaaagaaggaagtgAAGAAGccttctgaagaagaaaagaaaccccttaaagaaaagaaggaagtgAAGAAAccttctgaagaagaaaagaaaccccttaaagaaaagaaggaagtgAAGAAACCTtctgaagaagagaagaaaccCCTTAAAGAAAGGGAGGTGAAGACACCTCCCAAAGAagataaaaaagagaaagaggagaagaaaccTATTAAAGAAGCCAAAAAAGAGGCAgaatcaaagaaagaaaagatttcAAAAGATGGAAAGGAACCAATAAAGCCTTCTAAACAAGAGAAAGAAATCAAGACAACTaccaaagaagacaaagaacCAACGAAGAAGAGAGTCACCAAGACAG AAGCTAAACCCAAAAAGTCTGCAAAGAGAATTAAAGTAGTCAAGAAGGAAGTTGCATCTGTCCTCAAGAAGGAGCATCTTAATGTTACCAAAGCAG CTGAAGAACCCAAGAAGTCTGCAAAGGTGCTTAAATTTGCTAAAAAGCAAATAGCTCCTGCCCTGAAAAAGGAACATAAGAATGTTACTAAAGCAG CAGAGGTTCCTGAAGTCCCAAAGGTGACAGCCAAACCAGAAGTGACAAAGAAAG TGGCAGCTCCCAAGGAGGCCAAGAAGGAACCAAAGCAAAAAATCAAACGTAAACCTGTAAAACCag ATATCGATGCAgtgaaggaaaaggaaaaagcagCCCCTAAAAAGAAAG aaGCTGAAGTTTCTGAACTAAAGCCCAAACCTGGTCAGAAAG atgCTGCAGTTACTAAAGAAAAAGCCAAGCGAGCTCCACCAAAGAAGG AAGTTccaaagaaaaaggccaaagCAGCTCCAGCAAAGAAAG AGGCTGCTGCTCCTAAAGAAAAGGTCAAACCAGTCATCTTGACCAAAG AACAAGAAGGTGCTCCCAAAAATGCCACTCTGGCCAAAGAGAGGGTCAAAATAGTGCCTATGAAGAAAG TGGTCAAGGcaccaaaaaaagaagtcaaagcTGTCTCTGCAAAGACAA aatctgcaaaaatcaagacaaaaccAACACCGGTAGTTAAAG agGCAGAAGCACCACACAAAAATGTGTCTCTAACAAAGGAGAAGGTGAAGGTGGTGCCACTGAAGAAAG TGCCTGTAACTCCGAAAGAAAAAGTCAAAGCAGCACCAACAAAAAAAG AAGCTGAAGTTCTCAAGGAGAAGAAGGCTGAGCCAGTGACTCCAAAGAAAG AAGCTGAAGTTCTCAAGGAGAAGAAGGCTGAGCCAGTGACTCCCAAGAAAG aaGCCAAAGTTCTTAAGGAGAAGAAGCCTGAGCCAGTGACTCCCAAGAAAG aggCAGAAGCACCACACAAAAATGTGTCTCTAAGCAAGGAAAGGGTGAAGGTGGTGCCACTGAAGAAAG tgcCTGTAACTCCGAAAGAAAAAGTCAAACCAGCACCAACAAAGAAAG AAGCTGAAGTTCTCAAGGAGAAGAAGGCTGAGCCAGTGACTCCAAAGAAAG caCCTGTTTCTAAGGCAAAACCAGCACCTGCTAAAAAGAAGAAAG tGCCTGTGActccaaaagaaaaagttgaaCCAGCACCAACAAAAAAAG ATGCTGAAGTTCTCAAGGAGAAGAAGGCTGAGCCAGTGATTCCCAAGAAAG CACCTGTTTCTAAGGCAAAACCAGCACCTGCTAAAAAGAAGAAAG AAGTGGAGGCTCCTAAGGAAAAGGTCAAACCAGTCATCTTGACCAAAG AACAAGAAGGTGCTCCCAAAAATGCCACTCTGGCCAAAGAGAGGGTCAAAATAGTGCCTATGAAGAAAG aggtCAAGGTGCCAAAAGAGAAGGTCAAAGTCTCTGCAAAGACAA aACCTgcaaaaatcaagacaaaaccAACACCAGTAGTAAAAG aGGCAGAAGCACCACACAAAAATATCTCTCTAACCAAGGAGAAGGTGAAGGTGGTGCCACTGAAGAAAG tGCCTGTAACTCTGAAAGAAAAAGTCAAACCAGCACCAGTGAAAAAAG AAGCTGAAGTTCTCAAGGAGAAGAAGGCTGAGCCAGTGACTCCCAAGAAAG TGCCTGTAACTCcgaaagaaaaagtgaaaccaGCACCAACTAAAAAAG AAGCTGAAATTGTCAAGGAAAAGAAGGCTGAGCCAGTGACTCCCAAGAAAG CACCTGTTACAAAGGCAAAACctgctaaaaagaaaaaag aagtgGAGACTCCAAAAGAAAAGGCCAAACCAGTCATCTTGACCAAAG AACAAGAAGGTGCTCCCAAAAATGCCACTCTGGCCAAAGAAAGGGTCAAAATAGTGCCTATGAAGAAAG tgGTCAAAGCACCAAAAGAGAAAGTCAAAGTCTCTGCTAAGATAA AACCTgcaaaaatcaagacaaaaccAGCACCAGTGCTTAAAG AGGCAGAAGTACCACAGAAAAATATCTCTCTAACAAAGGAGAAGGCCAAAGTGGTGCCACTGAAGAAAG tGCCTGTAActccaaaagaaaaagtgaaaccaGCACCAACAACAAAAG AAGCTGAAGTTCTCAAGGAGAAGAAGGCTGAGCCAGTGACTCCCAAGAAAG CACCTGTTGCTAAGGCAAAACCAGCACCTGCTAAAAAGAAGAAAG AAGTGGAGGCTCCTAAAGAAAAGGCCAAACCTGCTGCAGTAAAGAAAG AGGCCAAGCCAGCCCTGGCCAAAAAAG TAGAGGTTGCAAAGGAGAAACCTAAACCAGCTCAAGAAAAGAAAg CTCCTTCtaaaaaagaagctgaaataaagaaggaaaagctcaaatCCCTCCTAAAGAAAG AGCCCAaagtaacaaaagaaaaagtcaaaccAGCTGttaaaaaag ACATTTTGAGGAAAAAGATCAAACCTGTCCACGTGAAGAAAG AAGTGGAGGCTCCTAAAGAAAAGGACAAACCTGCAGCAGTAAAGAAAG CCATGTTGAGGAAAAAGACCAAAGCAGTCCCTGTGAGGAGAG ttgagaagaaggcagaaaaggaggagaaagctAAAG AGGATCGAGTTCTTAAAGAGATACAGGAGTCTGCAAAGAAAG AAAAAGCTGCGACGAAGAAAGCTGCCAAGGAGGAGAAAGTTAAAG CAGAGCCTTCTGTATCAGACAGCCTTCTCATGGAGG